The bacterium genome has a window encoding:
- a CDS encoding tetratricopeptide repeat protein, with amino-acid sequence MKTIKDLELKLKGAKEREVRDRIVDRPSLDGPYKHLATLLARRGEHEQAVAVLKLALSVFPRDRLIREQLAGVYEEMGKSASAVDLYKQLVKEGESWSAHVRLARIYKRRGKLPEAVAVFKDIPRTSPLKERSYAALYELYFVMDEHQQGIQNLKEAIRVFGATHRRIKDLGRLYMKVGRKKDAIEFLTQAVKIRKDDMDAVKWIGLAYLDLGDYASARRTFNRILKTEPESYQAMIQLAELCLLEEKLDEAKDWLDRIRAIQKQKREPWDSRSKLAMGEYRLKKGEFKKAAELTEDGLSETPFYYPMEVLHAHSILEAAYRGLGDEFKLGVHGRIREALGKNLDVFGCLTGLALELEKKKDLAAAKEVLEQLLVTFPGNTLVLVNMAEAQFKRGMSESAVQLARAATKTAEGSFLRDKIEALKLVARISRARGHEAAARDYERQAEKLEKGK; translated from the coding sequence ATGAAAACGATCAAGGATCTGGAATTGAAATTGAAGGGGGCCAAGGAACGCGAGGTCCGGGACCGAATCGTCGATCGGCCCAGCCTGGACGGGCCGTATAAACACCTGGCCACGCTGCTCGCCCGCCGGGGCGAGCACGAGCAGGCGGTGGCGGTGCTGAAGCTGGCGCTCTCGGTCTTTCCCCGGGACCGGCTCATCCGGGAACAGCTGGCCGGCGTGTATGAGGAGATGGGGAAATCGGCTTCCGCCGTGGATCTCTACAAGCAGTTGGTCAAGGAAGGGGAGAGCTGGTCGGCGCACGTGCGCCTGGCCCGGATATATAAACGGAGGGGAAAGCTTCCCGAGGCCGTCGCCGTCTTCAAGGACATACCCCGGACCAGTCCCCTGAAGGAGCGCTCGTACGCGGCCCTCTACGAGCTCTATTTCGTCATGGACGAACATCAGCAGGGGATTCAGAACCTCAAGGAAGCGATCCGGGTTTTCGGCGCCACCCACCGGCGGATCAAGGACCTGGGGCGTCTTTACATGAAAGTGGGCAGAAAAAAGGACGCGATCGAATTCCTGACGCAGGCGGTGAAGATCAGGAAAGACGACATGGACGCGGTCAAGTGGATCGGGTTGGCCTACCTCGACCTCGGCGATTACGCCTCCGCCCGCCGCACCTTCAACAGGATCCTGAAAACGGAGCCCGAATCCTATCAAGCCATGATCCAGCTGGCCGAACTCTGCCTTTTGGAGGAGAAGCTGGACGAGGCCAAGGATTGGCTGGACCGGATCCGCGCCATCCAGAAGCAGAAGCGCGAGCCCTGGGATTCCCGTTCCAAGCTGGCCATGGGGGAATATCGCCTGAAAAAGGGCGAATTCAAGAAAGCCGCGGAACTGACCGAAGACGGTCTCTCGGAAACCCCGTTCTACTACCCCATGGAGGTTCTTCACGCCCACAGCATCCTGGAAGCCGCCTACCGGGGCCTGGGAGACGAATTCAAGCTCGGGGTTCACGGACGTATCCGCGAAGCTCTGGGGAAGAACCTGGACGTCTTCGGTTGCCTGACCGGGCTCGCCCTCGAACTGGAGAAGAAAAAAGACCTGGCCGCGGCCAAGGAAGTCCTGGAGCAGCTGCTGGTGACTTTCCCCGGCAACACCCTGGTCCTGGTCAATATGGCCGAGGCCCAGTTCAAGCGGGGCATGTCCGAAAGCGCGGTCCAGCTGGCCCGGGCCGCGACCAAGACCGCCGAGGGTTCGTTTCTCCGGGATAAGATCGAGGCCCTGAAACTGGTGGCCCGGATCAGCCGCGCCCGGGGACACGAGGCCGCGGCCAGGGATTACGAACGCCAGGCCGAGAAGCTTGAGAAGGGGAAATGA
- a CDS encoding nucleoside kinase has protein sequence MPTKKKAAPKKAAPKKAAVKQAVAKKTAAKKSAVKKTAVKKAPPKKAAVKKTAAKKAPPKKAAVKKTAAKKVSPKKTAVKRAVAKKTAAKKSAGTKPSPKQASSPGVTWEELYRMEIVTRSRSWNRERDVDSIEGINRRLAFGGYGEVIRDVNRAYEGAIWKIAGEILSHRDRIRLVIVAGPSSSGKTTTTMKICEALRTAGEKLQLLALDNYFWNLKDQPRDEYGDYDFETPGALDIATINRNLKDLLAGKETVVPVYNFKTGRREETGKTMQLAPGEILVVEGLHGLHDQVTRGVPRKSQFRVYIEAICQLTGSDGNFVPWTDIRLLRRMVRDNLHRNYSPEMTVGHWHYVRDSEKKYIVPFIKEADAVINGYLPYELPVHKKYTYESLRRAVEAFAASPGREDAHARARRCLDWLEQVDVLEDDSVIPADSLLREFIGGSVYEY, from the coding sequence ATGCCGACCAAGAAGAAAGCGGCCCCGAAGAAGGCCGCCCCCAAGAAGGCCGCGGTCAAGCAGGCGGTCGCGAAAAAGACGGCGGCGAAGAAGAGCGCGGTCAAAAAAACCGCCGTGAAGAAGGCGCCCCCGAAGAAAGCCGCGGTCAAAAAAACCGCCGCGAAGAAGGCGCCCCCGAAGAAAGCCGCGGTCAAAAAAACCGCCGCGAAGAAGGTGTCCCCGAAGAAAACCGCGGTCAAGCGAGCGGTCGCGAAAAAGACGGCGGCGAAGAAGAGCGCGGGCACGAAGCCCTCTCCGAAGCAGGCTTCCTCGCCGGGGGTGACCTGGGAAGAGCTCTACCGCATGGAAATCGTGACCCGGTCGCGGTCCTGGAACCGTGAACGCGACGTCGACAGCATCGAGGGGATCAACCGGAGACTCGCTTTCGGAGGGTACGGGGAGGTCATCCGCGACGTGAACCGCGCCTACGAGGGCGCGATCTGGAAAATCGCGGGCGAGATCCTCTCCCACCGGGACCGGATCAGGCTCGTGATCGTGGCCGGACCGAGTTCTTCGGGCAAGACCACGACCACGATGAAGATCTGCGAGGCCTTGCGGACCGCGGGCGAAAAACTGCAGCTTCTGGCCCTGGACAATTATTTCTGGAACCTCAAGGACCAGCCCCGGGACGAATACGGCGACTATGATTTCGAAACGCCCGGGGCCCTGGACATCGCCACCATCAACAGGAACCTTAAGGATCTCCTGGCCGGGAAAGAAACGGTGGTGCCGGTCTATAACTTCAAAACCGGCCGCCGCGAGGAAACGGGCAAGACGATGCAGCTCGCACCCGGGGAAATCCTGGTGGTCGAGGGGCTCCACGGCCTCCACGACCAGGTGACCCGGGGCGTACCCCGCAAAAGCCAGTTCCGGGTGTATATCGAGGCGATCTGTCAGCTGACCGGCAGTGACGGGAACTTCGTTCCCTGGACCGACATCCGGCTCCTGCGGCGGATGGTCCGGGACAACCTCCACCGCAACTACTCCCCGGAAATGACGGTGGGACACTGGCATTACGTCCGGGATTCCGAAAAAAAGTACATCGTTCCCTTCATCAAGGAGGCCGACGCGGTCATCAACGGCTATCTGCCGTACGAGCTTCCCGTACATAAGAAATACACGTACGAGAGCCTGCGCCGGGCGGTGGAGGCGTTCGCTGCCTCTCCGGGCCGCGAGGATGCCCATGCCCGGGCCCGTCGCTGCCTCGACTGGCTGGAACAGGTCGACGTTCTCGAGGACGATTCCGTCATCCCCGCCGATTCCCTTCTGCGGGAATTCATCGGCGGGAGCGTCTACGAGTATTGA
- a CDS encoding cupin domain-containing protein, with translation MKITAIVARGRDAGTRFEEVELEEHEIDEGPGSPVLSATERLPAGRATFMNIPRGWRWDWHSSPTRDFVYVVEGQVTVTVGTRGAEESRSFGPGELFCFDDPVGRGHRTTVDRASRLVHIQGLKDS, from the coding sequence ATGAAAATCACCGCCATCGTCGCCCGCGGACGCGACGCCGGGACCAGGTTCGAGGAGGTCGAACTCGAAGAACACGAAATCGACGAGGGACCGGGCTCGCCGGTTTTGAGCGCCACCGAGCGCCTCCCGGCCGGGCGCGCCACCTTCATGAACATCCCCCGGGGGTGGCGCTGGGATTGGCACTCCTCTCCTACCCGGGATTTCGTCTACGTGGTCGAGGGGCAGGTCACCGTCACCGTGGGAACGCGAGGAGCCGAGGAGAGCCGATCTTTCGGACCCGGAGAACTGTTCTGTTTCGACGACCCCGTGGGGCGGGGCCATCGGACGACGGTGGACCGGGCCAGCCGCCTGGTGCACATCCAGGGACTGAAGGATTCCTGA
- a CDS encoding MgtC/SapB family protein → MYDFLLPDHWVLILRILAAAVLGGAVGFERELHGRAAGLRTHLLVSTGAAAFTILSTHVAEFGVAWGGGFSRVTDPGRIAAQIVTGIGFLGAGAIIKEGFTVRGLTTAACLWVAAAIGMASGAGFLLIAAAVTAISLGALIGLNYFEKLHHRDIYRDLTVVLPNDADVTGLINLVKRKQIRILFFDFTRDYLTHTTTAQMSLKLSHRGQAEQLSHDIIISLETSGIPLKSITWSHP, encoded by the coding sequence ATGTACGACTTTCTCTTGCCCGATCACTGGGTCTTGATCCTCCGCATCCTGGCGGCGGCCGTCCTGGGTGGAGCCGTCGGTTTCGAACGCGAACTGCACGGGCGCGCCGCCGGGCTCCGAACTCATCTCCTGGTCAGTACCGGCGCCGCCGCCTTCACGATCCTCTCCACCCACGTCGCCGAATTCGGAGTGGCGTGGGGAGGCGGGTTCAGCAGGGTCACCGATCCGGGCCGGATCGCCGCCCAGATCGTTACCGGCATCGGATTCCTCGGAGCCGGAGCCATCATCAAGGAGGGGTTCACGGTCCGGGGTCTGACCACCGCCGCCTGCCTGTGGGTGGCGGCCGCGATCGGCATGGCCAGCGGGGCCGGTTTCCTTCTCATCGCCGCGGCGGTGACGGCCATCTCCCTGGGCGCCCTGATCGGGCTGAATTATTTCGAAAAACTCCACCACCGGGACATCTACCGCGACCTGACCGTCGTTCTCCCCAACGACGCCGACGTCACCGGTCTCATCAACCTGGTGAAGAGAAAGCAGATCAGGATCCTGTTTTTCGATTTCACCCGCGACTACCTGACCCACACCACCACCGCCCAGATGTCGCTCAAGCTTTCCCACCGGGGCCAGGCGGAGCAGTTGTCCCACGACATCATCATCTCCCTGGAAACGAGCGGCATCCCCCTGAAATCGATCACGTGGTCGCATCCGTAA
- a CDS encoding DUF4404 family protein, whose protein sequence is MKHEELNRRLEDLHRELAGSAELDEETRKNVQTLMGDISRLMDGNARNDGGGGSPIEAVESQIRALEVQHPKLAAALGRIVDMLSGMGI, encoded by the coding sequence ATGAAACACGAGGAGCTCAACCGGCGCCTGGAAGACCTGCACCGGGAACTGGCGGGCAGCGCGGAGCTGGACGAAGAGACCCGAAAGAACGTGCAGACCCTGATGGGCGACATATCCCGGCTCATGGACGGGAACGCCCGAAACGACGGCGGCGGGGGGTCCCCGATAGAAGCCGTCGAATCCCAGATCCGGGCGCTGGAGGTGCAACACCCGAAGCTGGCGGCCGCCCTGGGGCGCATCGTGGACATGCTCAGCGGCATGGGCATCTAA
- a CDS encoding glycerophosphodiester phosphodiesterase, with amino-acid sequence MRGPMLVAHRGASAAAPENTLAAVRAAWEAGADAVEGDFRLTRDGVVVCIHDATTARTADIDLTVAAAPLARLREADVGSGKGRRWAGERIPTIDEVLDAVPADKTILIEIKDGPGLVVPVARALKRALLPPERAVIIAFDPAVIRRAREVMPATRRYWLTGPEGCRTAEALAGFLEKIGADGAGCRVHRGIDRRFAAALRKRGKELNVWTVDRADAARRLAAAGVDSISTNRPGPIGEALEAAGLRKARPGGPGDSGG; translated from the coding sequence ATGCGCGGCCCCATGCTCGTCGCCCACCGGGGGGCCTCGGCCGCGGCCCCCGAAAACACCCTGGCCGCGGTGCGGGCGGCCTGGGAGGCGGGGGCCGACGCCGTTGAAGGCGATTTCCGCCTGACGCGGGACGGGGTCGTCGTCTGCATCCACGACGCCACCACCGCCCGCACCGCCGACATCGATCTGACCGTGGCCGCGGCGCCCCTGGCCCGGCTGCGGGAAGCGGACGTCGGCAGCGGCAAGGGACGGCGCTGGGCCGGAGAACGCATCCCCACCATCGACGAAGTCCTGGACGCCGTGCCCGCGGACAAGACCATCCTGATCGAGATCAAGGACGGCCCCGGTCTCGTCGTCCCCGTCGCCCGCGCCCTCAAGCGGGCGCTCCTGCCCCCCGAGCGCGCCGTGATCATCGCATTCGATCCCGCCGTGATCCGCCGGGCCCGGGAGGTCATGCCCGCGACGCGGCGCTACTGGCTGACCGGCCCCGAGGGATGCCGGACGGCGGAGGCGCTGGCCGGGTTCCTGGAGAAGATCGGCGCCGACGGAGCCGGGTGCCGTGTTCACCGGGGAATCGACCGGCGGTTCGCGGCGGCGCTGCGGAAAAGAGGCAAGGAGCTGAACGTCTGGACCGTCGACCGGGCCGACGCCGCCCGGCGGCTGGCCGCGGCCGGGGTCGATTCCATCTCCACCAACCGCCCGGGCCCGATCGGAGAGGCCCTGGAAGCGGCCGGCCTGCGAAAGGCGCGCCCCGGGGGCCCCGGAGACTCAGGAGGCTGA
- a CDS encoding Gfo/Idh/MocA family oxidoreductase, producing the protein MNGDKVRWGIVSTARVNRRLIPALATSERSELVTVAGRDRSRAEEFASFWNIPRVAGSYRELIESDGIDAVYIPLPNSLHYEWTLRALTAGKHVLCEKPLVLDPARLRELETAARAAGRVLMEGMAYRMHPQFLSLRELVEDGAVGRLRLIRAHYSFTLSEDSGNIRLCPELGGGCLWDVGVYPVSLALGLDASRVVEFAGAMKHNAAGVDCLFAGQFLMASGTLVQFDCGFCLPYRVGAEVVGEGGRLILPNPFQPNLDGKTSGIIRVFPDDREEIIETEEVDPYLCEVEAMEESILDDAPPRYPLSESRRVIGAVVSLYRAAAATPPPRAGSISAS; encoded by the coding sequence ATGAACGGCGACAAGGTGCGTTGGGGGATCGTTTCCACGGCCCGGGTCAACCGCCGGTTGATTCCGGCGCTCGCGACTTCGGAGCGTTCCGAGCTGGTGACGGTGGCGGGGAGGGATCGATCCCGGGCCGAGGAGTTCGCCTCCTTCTGGAACATCCCCCGGGTGGCGGGCTCCTACCGGGAGCTGATCGAATCCGACGGGATCGACGCCGTCTACATCCCGCTTCCCAACAGCCTGCACTACGAATGGACCCTCCGGGCCCTGACGGCGGGCAAGCACGTTCTCTGCGAAAAACCCCTGGTCCTCGACCCGGCCCGGCTCCGGGAACTGGAAACGGCCGCCCGCGCCGCCGGCCGGGTTTTGATGGAGGGGATGGCGTACCGCATGCACCCCCAGTTTCTCTCCCTTCGCGAACTGGTCGAGGACGGCGCCGTGGGGAGGTTGCGCCTGATCCGCGCCCATTATTCCTTCACCCTGTCCGAGGACTCCGGGAATATCCGGCTGTGCCCCGAACTGGGGGGCGGGTGTCTCTGGGACGTGGGCGTCTACCCCGTCTCTCTGGCTTTGGGCCTGGACGCCTCCCGTGTCGTGGAATTCGCGGGCGCCATGAAGCACAACGCCGCGGGGGTCGATTGCCTCTTCGCCGGCCAGTTCCTGATGGCTTCGGGGACCCTGGTCCAGTTCGACTGCGGGTTTTGCCTCCCCTACCGGGTCGGGGCCGAGGTGGTGGGGGAGGGAGGGCGCCTGATCCTCCCCAACCCCTTCCAGCCCAACCTCGACGGGAAAACCAGCGGGATCATCCGGGTCTTCCCCGACGACCGCGAGGAGATCATCGAAACCGAGGAGGTCGATCCGTATCTCTGCGAAGTGGAGGCGATGGAGGAATCGATCCTGGACGACGCTCCCCCCCGCTACCCCTTGTCGGAGAGCCGCCGGGTGATCGGGGCCGTGGTCTCCCTCTACCGCGCCGCGGCGGCGACCCCACCGCCCCGGGCCGGGTCGATTTCAGCCTCCTGA
- a CDS encoding acetate/propionate family kinase yields the protein MDILVLNCGSSSLSWKLFETRGEGDPVASASGRVGGIGPSAKGDRGRSLPADADSRGHRSAAGEVFRELRSRGLEPDAVGHRVVHGGTAFPAPALIGPETLERLREGLSLAPLHNPLSLAVIEAARDRYPGLPQYACFDTSFHAGLPPQAAVYAVPRDLARRCGLRKFGFHGLSYRSVVAAAARFLQRREDELRLVACHLGTGGSSAAAIAAGRPLDTSMGFSPLQGLVMATRSGDIDPEAVLALVRSGLSPGRVSRILNRESGLLGLSGDSGDLGDLLGRRRLPDAALAVAAYFHRLRLYIGGYLALLGGADALIFTDEVGLTLPAVREEACRGLEFAGVRLDPELNRRADGSRCADVAASVSRIRILVVPNDEELEIAREGVRLLISAGESREVRA from the coding sequence ATGGATATCCTGGTTCTCAACTGCGGCTCCTCGTCCCTCTCCTGGAAACTCTTCGAAACCCGGGGGGAGGGGGACCCCGTGGCTTCCGCTTCCGGCCGGGTCGGAGGGATCGGCCCTTCCGCAAAAGGCGACCGGGGCCGGTCTCTCCCTGCGGATGCCGATAGCCGCGGCCACCGGTCCGCGGCCGGGGAGGTATTCCGGGAGCTGCGGTCCCGGGGGCTGGAACCGGACGCGGTCGGGCACCGTGTCGTCCACGGCGGAACGGCCTTTCCGGCTCCGGCCCTCATCGGACCCGAAACCCTGGAACGGCTGCGGGAAGGCCTGTCCCTGGCCCCCCTCCACAACCCCCTCTCGCTGGCGGTGATCGAAGCCGCGCGGGACCGCTACCCCGGTCTTCCCCAGTACGCCTGTTTCGACACCTCCTTCCACGCCGGGCTGCCGCCCCAGGCCGCGGTCTACGCCGTGCCCCGCGATCTCGCCCGCCGCTGCGGTTTGCGCAAGTTCGGCTTCCACGGCTTGTCCTATCGGTCGGTGGTCGCCGCCGCCGCCCGTTTCCTGCAGAGACGGGAAGACGAGCTGCGCCTGGTCGCCTGCCACCTGGGGACGGGCGGGTCCAGCGCGGCGGCGATCGCCGCCGGCCGTCCGCTCGACACTTCCATGGGATTCTCCCCGCTCCAGGGGCTGGTGATGGCCACCCGCAGCGGGGATATCGACCCGGAGGCGGTCCTGGCCCTGGTCCGATCCGGATTGTCGCCCGGCCGGGTGTCCCGGATCTTGAACCGGGAGTCCGGGCTGCTGGGGCTCTCCGGGGATTCCGGCGATCTCGGCGACCTGCTCGGCCGCCGTCGCCTTCCCGACGCCGCTCTGGCCGTCGCCGCCTACTTCCACCGTCTCCGGCTCTATATAGGAGGTTACCTGGCCCTGCTCGGCGGCGCGGACGCCTTGATCTTCACCGACGAGGTCGGTTTGACGCTCCCGGCGGTCAGGGAAGAAGCCTGCCGGGGGCTGGAGTTCGCGGGGGTGCGGCTCGATCCGGAGTTGAACCGCCGGGCCGACGGAAGCCGGTGCGCCGACGTCGCCGCTTCCGTTTCCCGGATCCGGATCCTGGTCGTTCCCAACGATGAAGAACTGGAAATCGCGCGGGAGGGAGTGCGCCTGCTTATTTCCGCGGGAGAGTCAAGGGAGGTGCGGGCATGA